A window from Pyrococcus yayanosii CH1 encodes these proteins:
- a CDS encoding helix-turn-helix domain-containing protein codes for MKHLKVLKALENGPKTVEEIAEETGIGPMEVRRYLLRFAESGKVGSYRKDGKLYWKLKERDELGEEFKYV; via the coding sequence ATGAAGCACCTGAAGGTTCTCAAGGCACTTGAGAATGGTCCCAAGACGGTTGAGGAGATAGCTGAGGAAACCGGAATTGGGCCAATGGAAGTGAGGCGCTACTTACTTCGCTTCGCAGAGAGCGGAAAGGTCGGGAGCTACCGGAAGGACGGAAAGCTCTACTGGAAGCTGAAGGAGAGGGACGAGCTCGGGGAGGAGTTCAAGTACGTTTGA
- a CDS encoding Sjogren's syndrome/scleroderma autoantigen 1 family protein: MITDEEIRKIIAPLLLSGAKMLDKHCPKCGAPLFEKDGKVFCPVCEYREKKRREEMRSVEEVLLEKLRELASSLPKDIEALERHLEVMEKLITVIERYRRLEGGT, from the coding sequence ATGATAACAGATGAGGAGATTCGGAAGATCATAGCCCCTCTCCTCCTTTCAGGAGCTAAGATGCTGGACAAGCACTGCCCCAAGTGTGGTGCTCCTCTCTTCGAAAAGGATGGAAAGGTCTTCTGTCCGGTCTGTGAGTACAGGGAGAAGAAGCGCAGGGAGGAGATGAGGAGCGTTGAGGAAGTTCTTCTTGAGAAGCTGAGGGAACTTGCCAGCTCTCTGCCCAAAGATATTGAGGCGCTGGAGAGGCACCTTGAGGTCATGGAAAAGCTTATCACGGTCATCGAAAGATACAGGCGTCTGGAGGGAGGGACATGA
- a CDS encoding arginase family protein translates to MVTLIALGEAPNREGVKYVGRLLVREGLVDDFRLVEALTLQGLPGIPEDKCYIVGEHLATYGILKRVKPGRIISVDAHTDLMHDYLDHGSWLAYALEERVVERAAVIGPVLMIPATEKSRLWTRRVRIYPAIPRSRKTGRGWRTYVNLRSHGVLGVVEDARRYLGPAIYLTVDLDVLRPEYRIARFQHGELCLEELLELIEAIGEVFTVRAFDMAEISDRVKKSQLGRRAVLEVFQALKEVIE, encoded by the coding sequence ATGGTCACGCTCATAGCCCTTGGGGAGGCGCCCAACAGGGAGGGTGTGAAGTACGTCGGGAGGCTCCTGGTGAGGGAGGGTCTTGTCGACGATTTCCGGCTGGTGGAGGCTCTCACCCTCCAAGGGCTTCCCGGAATCCCCGAAGATAAGTGCTACATCGTAGGAGAGCACCTGGCCACCTACGGGATTCTCAAAAGGGTGAAGCCGGGGAGGATAATAAGTGTGGATGCTCACACGGATCTTATGCATGACTACCTTGACCACGGTTCATGGCTTGCCTATGCCCTGGAGGAGAGAGTCGTTGAGAGGGCCGCCGTCATAGGACCCGTCCTCATGATTCCGGCTACCGAAAAATCTCGGCTCTGGACGAGGAGGGTGAGGATTTATCCAGCCATCCCAAGGAGCAGGAAAACGGGAAGGGGATGGAGGACTTATGTGAACTTGAGGAGCCACGGTGTTTTGGGTGTGGTCGAGGACGCCAGACGATACCTTGGTCCTGCCATATATTTAACGGTGGATCTTGACGTCCTGAGACCTGAATATAGGATAGCAAGGTTCCAGCACGGGGAACTCTGCCTCGAGGAGCTCCTTGAGCTCATCGAGGCGATTGGGGAGGTGTTCACGGTTAGGGCCTTTGACATGGCCGAGATCTCCGACAGGGTGAAGAAATCACAGCTTGGAAGGAGAGCCGTGTTGGAGGTCTTTCAGGCCCTGAAGGAGGTGATTGAATGA
- the taw2 gene encoding tRNA(Phe) (4-demethylwyosine(37)-C(7)) aminocarboxypropyltransferase Taw2, whose amino-acid sequence MRTQVIKPRIREILSRELPPELLEKLPKHWVRIGDVLLLPLRPELEPYKRRIAEVYAQVLGVKTVLRKGHIRGETRKPDFELLYGNDTITVHIENGVKYKLDVARIMFSPANVKERVRMAEVAKPGELVVDMFAGIGHLSLPMAVHKRARVIVIEKDPYTFRFLVENIWLNGVQDLVTPYNMDNRNFPAENIADRVLMGYVVRTHEFIPKALSIAKDEAIIHYHNTVPERLMPEEPFRTFRKVAGELGYEVEKLNELVIKRYAPGVWHVVVDVKVYKS is encoded by the coding sequence ATGAGAACGCAGGTTATTAAGCCAAGAATTAGGGAGATACTATCTAGAGAGCTTCCACCCGAGCTCCTTGAGAAGCTGCCTAAGCACTGGGTCAGGATAGGGGATGTTCTTCTTCTCCCCCTGAGGCCCGAGCTCGAACCCTACAAGCGCCGGATAGCGGAAGTTTATGCTCAGGTTCTGGGTGTCAAGACGGTTCTCAGGAAGGGTCACATAAGGGGGGAGACCAGGAAGCCGGACTTCGAGCTTCTATATGGAAATGACACGATCACGGTTCACATTGAGAACGGCGTGAAGTACAAGCTGGATGTCGCGAGGATAATGTTCTCCCCAGCCAACGTCAAGGAGAGGGTGAGGATGGCCGAAGTGGCAAAACCAGGGGAGCTGGTCGTTGATATGTTCGCGGGCATAGGCCACTTGAGCCTCCCCATGGCTGTTCATAAGCGGGCGAGGGTAATAGTTATAGAGAAGGATCCCTACACCTTTCGCTTTTTAGTGGAAAATATCTGGCTGAATGGCGTTCAAGACCTCGTCACGCCATACAACATGGACAACCGCAACTTTCCAGCCGAGAATATCGCCGACAGGGTTCTGATGGGATACGTCGTTAGGACGCATGAGTTTATTCCCAAAGCCCTAAGCATAGCGAAGGATGAGGCGATAATCCACTATCACAACACGGTTCCCGAGAGGCTCATGCCGGAGGAGCCGTTCCGAACGTTCCGGAAGGTCGCCGGAGAGCTCGGGTACGAGGTCGAGAAGCTCAATGAACTTGTCATAAAGCGCTACGCCCCCGGCGTTTGGCACGTTGTTGTTGATGTGAAGGTTTACAAGAGTTGA
- a CDS encoding NTPase — translation MRFFVSGMPGVGKTTLAKRIAEALREKGYSVGGMITEEVRSGGRRVGFRVVALDTGEVGRLAYVGQGYPRVGKYVVDVEGLERVGVPAIRRAIESADVVIIDEIGAMEFKSNEFVRVLGEALKAEKPLLATVHRRYVDRYRVLGEYYWLTPENRNSVFMEVLSALLRVLGNENAGY, via the coding sequence ATGAGGTTCTTCGTCTCGGGGATGCCAGGTGTCGGCAAGACAACCCTCGCGAAGAGGATAGCGGAGGCTTTGAGGGAGAAGGGATACTCCGTCGGTGGGATGATAACTGAGGAAGTGAGGAGTGGTGGGAGACGGGTTGGTTTCCGGGTGGTGGCCCTTGATACGGGTGAAGTCGGAAGGCTTGCCTACGTCGGTCAGGGATACCCCCGGGTCGGGAAGTACGTTGTTGACGTTGAGGGCCTTGAGAGGGTCGGCGTTCCGGCCATAAGGAGGGCTATTGAAAGCGCTGACGTAGTGATAATTGATGAAATCGGGGCAATGGAGTTCAAGAGCAACGAGTTCGTGAGGGTTCTTGGGGAGGCTCTAAAGGCAGAGAAGCCCCTACTCGCAACCGTCCACAGGAGGTACGTGGATAGGTACAGGGTGCTCGGCGAGTACTACTGGCTGACGCCCGAGAACAGGAACTCAGTCTTCATGGAGGTTCTTTCGGCACTACTGAGGGTGCTGGGGAATGAGAACGCAGGTTATTAA
- a CDS encoding ABC transporter ATP-binding protein translates to MPELSVEVSFSYGRKRILEGASFSARKGELLSIIGPNGAGKSTLLKCIVGILRPTGRVSYDGVDLLALKPRERACYVAYVPQSSFPEFAFTVEEFVEMGTYATGGDVRDALERVGLWERRGELITRLSGGEYQLALIARALAQGSDVLLLDEPTSHLDVNHAVSIMELLEELKEEKVVVTVLHDLNLALQYSDRIVILREGRVFWEGRREELEENVLGAVYGIPLRIREVEGRLVVVP, encoded by the coding sequence CTCCTTTTCCTACGGCAGGAAAAGGATACTTGAGGGCGCCTCGTTCTCGGCGAGAAAGGGAGAGCTTCTATCCATAATTGGGCCAAACGGGGCCGGTAAGTCCACGCTCCTCAAGTGCATCGTTGGGATACTGAGGCCAACTGGCCGGGTGAGCTACGATGGTGTTGATTTGTTGGCCCTTAAGCCTAGGGAGCGGGCCTGCTACGTCGCTTATGTCCCTCAAAGCTCCTTCCCCGAGTTCGCCTTCACCGTGGAGGAATTCGTTGAGATGGGTACATATGCAACGGGCGGAGACGTGAGGGATGCCCTGGAGAGGGTAGGGCTCTGGGAAAGGAGGGGTGAGCTCATAACGAGGCTCAGCGGCGGTGAATATCAGCTCGCCCTAATAGCGAGGGCGCTCGCCCAAGGGAGCGACGTCCTGCTCTTGGATGAGCCCACCTCACACCTCGACGTGAATCATGCCGTGAGTATTATGGAGCTCCTCGAGGAACTCAAGGAGGAGAAAGTCGTGGTGACAGTTCTCCATGACCTCAACCTCGCCCTGCAGTACTCGGACAGAATCGTAATCCTTCGAGAGGGCCGCGTCTTCTGGGAGGGGAGGAGGGAAGAGCTTGAGGAGAATGTTCTGGGGGCCGTTTACGGAATACCTCTGCGGATAAGGGAGGTCGAAGGTAGGCTAGTAGTCGTCCCGTAA